The Morococcus cerebrosus sequence TTGGCGGAACGCGTAAAACGCGGTAACGAACACACTGGCGAGGACAGCGAAATAGGCAAATCCGCTGCCCGGCAGGGTGCTGTATTTCGCCGCTTCAATAATCGAATCTTTGGAGTAGAAACCGGAGAAGAACGGCGTACCAATTAGCGACAAGTTACCGATCAGCATGGTCAGCCAAGTAATCGGCATGTATTTTTTCAGATTGCCCATGTGGCGCATGTCTTGGTCGTGGTGCATACCGATAATCGCGCTACCCGCCGCCAAGAACAGCAAGGCTTTAAAGAAGGCGTGGGTCATGACGTGGAACATCGCCACGGAATAGGCGGACGCGCCCAGAGCCACGGTCATATAGCCCAGTTGCGACAGGGTGGAATACGCAACCACGCGTTTGATGTCGTTTTGAATCACGCCCAAGAAGCCCATAAACAGAGCAGTAATCGCACCAATCACCATAATGACCGACAGCGCGGTGCTGCTCATTTCGTAAATCGGCGACATACGCGACACCATAAACAGACCCGCCGTAACCATCGTCGCGGCGTGAATCAACGCAGAAATCGGCGTCGGGCCTTCCATCGAATCGGGCAGCCAGACATGCAGCGGGAACTGCGCCGATTTACCCATCGCGCCCACAAACAATAGCAAACAGGTTACGGTAATCAACGACCATTCCACACCGGGGAAGAGCTGGATAGTGGCATTTTGTACGTTGGGCAGATAGGCGAATACGTCCTGATAGCGCAGGCTGCCGCCAAAATAAGCAAGCACCAAGCCGATACCGAGCAAAAAGCCGAAGTCGCCGACGCGGTTGATCAAAAAGGCTTTCAAGTTGGCAAAAATCGCGCTCGGACGTTTGAAATAGAAACCGATCAAGAGATACGACACCAAGCCCACCGCTTCCCAGCCGAAGAAGAGCTGGATGAAGTTGTTGCTCATAATCAGCATCAACATGCTGAATGTAAACAAAGAAATGTAGCTGAAGAAGCGTTGGTAGCCGACTTTTTCATCGTGCATATAGCCGATGGTATAGATATGTACCATCAGCGATACGCCGGTAACCACGACCATCATCATCGCCGTCATCGTATCGACCAAGAAGCCGACGGAAAAATCCAAACCGCCCATCGTCAGCCAAGTATAGACATTCTCGTCAAACTTGGCGCGGCTGCCGTCGATAAAGCCCCACAGCACATAAGCCGACAGCACGGCGGACACCGCCACGCCGAGTATCGTAACCGTATGCGCGCCGGCACGTCCGATTTTATTGCCGAACAAACCCGCAATCAGCGAGCCTGCCAAAGGCACGAGGGCAATGATGAGATATAAAGTCATGTCGTTCATTTTGGATGAACCTTTTTGATTTAAAAATCTATGTTTGTTTTGTCGGTCGGATTCCCTAATCCGACCAATCTACTTTGTCTTGGTTTTCAGACGACCTCACGCCATAAGGCAGGTTGTCCAACCTTAAATTTTCTTCTTTACAGGCTTCAGATTTTCAGCCAAACCGTGCGACAGCATTCAAATCCGATAAAGCTGCCTGTCTTGGCAACGCGCCCTAATCGCTTTAGTGATGATGTCGTGGGGATCTGCCAATTTGAAACCGTTCCTGCCCAAGTCCAAGCGGTCAAGGTCAGTCAGCATTATTGTATCCAAAACCACGCCTGTTTCAGGTCTACGGTATTCCACCGCAATGCCTTGACAGCCTCTTGTATGAACTTGATACACAGAGCGTATCCATGCGTATTTCACCTTTCCCGCCCCACAGCCGTGTATGCAATAAGACAAACCGTCTTCGTCCAAACGTATGAATTCCCGA is a genomic window containing:
- the nuoL gene encoding NADH-quinone oxidoreductase subunit L, with translation MNDMTLYLIIALVPLAGSLIAGLFGNKIGRAGAHTVTILGVAVSAVLSAYVLWGFIDGSRAKFDENVYTWLTMGGLDFSVGFLVDTMTAMMMVVVTGVSLMVHIYTIGYMHDEKVGYQRFFSYISLFTFSMLMLIMSNNFIQLFFGWEAVGLVSYLLIGFYFKRPSAIFANLKAFLINRVGDFGFLLGIGLVLAYFGGSLRYQDVFAYLPNVQNATIQLFPGVEWSLITVTCLLLFVGAMGKSAQFPLHVWLPDSMEGPTPISALIHAATMVTAGLFMVSRMSPIYEMSSTALSVIMVIGAITALFMGFLGVIQNDIKRVVAYSTLSQLGYMTVALGASAYSVAMFHVMTHAFFKALLFLAAGSAIIGMHHDQDMRHMGNLKKYMPITWLTMLIGNLSLIGTPFFSGFYSKDSIIEAAKYSTLPGSGFAYFAVLASVFVTAFYAFRQYFMVFHGEEKWRSLPEHHDDHHGEEHHGLGKNDNPHESPLVVTLPLILLAIPSVIIGYIAIEPMLYGDFFKDVIFVNADAHPTMHIMKEEFHGALAMVSHSLHSPVLYLATAGVLSAWLLYVKLPHLPAKIAQAFRPVYVLFENKYYLDALYFNVFAKGTRALGNFFWKVGDTAIIDNGIVNGTAKLVGAIAAQIRKVQTGFIYTYAAAMVFGVLVLLGMTFWGLFR